The Micromonospora sp. Llam0 genome includes a window with the following:
- a CDS encoding sugar phosphate isomerase/epimerase, translated as MARPITLFTGQWADLPFEEVCRLTSEWGYDGLEIACWGDHFEVDRALAEDDYVERKLQTLAKYNLKVYAISNHLVGQAVCDHPIDERHQGILPARIWGDGEPEGVRQRAAEEIKDTARAAAKLGVSTVIGFTGSSIWHTLAMFPPVPPEMIERGYQDFADRFNPILDVFDEVGVRFAHEVHPSEIAYDYWTTRRTLEAIGNRPAFGLNWDPSHFVWQELDPVNFILEFADRIYHVDCKDAKVRTGDGRRGRLASHLPWADLRRGWDFVSTGHGDVPWEDCFRALNAIGYDGPISVEWEDAGMDRLVGAPEALRFVRQQAFDAPTAAFDEAFSSSRD; from the coding sequence ATGGCGCGACCCATCACGCTCTTCACCGGCCAGTGGGCCGACCTGCCGTTCGAGGAAGTGTGTCGGCTGACCTCGGAGTGGGGCTACGACGGCCTGGAGATCGCCTGCTGGGGCGATCACTTCGAGGTGGACCGGGCGCTGGCCGAGGACGACTACGTCGAGCGCAAGCTGCAAACCTTGGCCAAGTACAACCTCAAGGTGTACGCGATCTCCAACCACCTGGTCGGCCAGGCGGTCTGCGACCACCCGATCGACGAGCGGCACCAGGGGATCCTGCCCGCCCGGATCTGGGGCGACGGGGAGCCAGAGGGCGTCCGTCAGCGGGCCGCCGAGGAAATCAAGGACACCGCCCGGGCCGCCGCGAAGCTCGGCGTCTCCACCGTCATCGGCTTCACCGGCTCGTCGATCTGGCACACCCTGGCCATGTTTCCGCCGGTGCCGCCGGAGATGATCGAACGCGGCTACCAGGACTTCGCCGACCGGTTCAACCCGATCCTCGACGTGTTCGACGAGGTCGGGGTCAGGTTCGCCCACGAGGTGCACCCGAGCGAGATCGCCTACGACTACTGGACGACCCGCCGCACCCTGGAGGCGATCGGCAACCGGCCGGCATTCGGCCTCAACTGGGACCCGTCGCACTTCGTCTGGCAGGAACTGGACCCGGTCAACTTCATCCTCGAGTTCGCCGACCGGATCTATCACGTCGACTGCAAGGACGCGAAGGTCCGTACCGGTGACGGCCGGCGCGGCCGGCTCGCCTCCCACCTGCCCTGGGCGGATCTGCGGCGTGGCTGGGACTTCGTCTCCACCGGGCACGGCGACGTGCCGTGGGAGGACTGTTTCCGGGCACTTAACGCGATCGGCTACGACGGGCCGATCTCGGTCGAGTGGGAGGACGCCGGAATGGACCGGTTGGTCGGCGCCCCCGAGGCGTTGCGGTTCGTCCGTCAGCAGGCGTTCGACGCCCCGACGGCAGCGTTCGACGAGGCGTTCTCCAGCAGCCGGGACTGA
- a CDS encoding sulfotransferase, whose protein sequence is MLSVVVGTGRCGSTLVQEILARHPAVGFVSGLDDKLPRLNLAGRRNGRLYRRSTPRPAAMTSLGHSRRLLERGRLRVAPSEAYRLIDRQVMAGYSRPCRDLRADDLTPYVGRRLRAFFDRRVERQGCQVLLQHVTGWPRTGWLHAAYPDLRVVNVVRDGRAVANSWLQMGWWDGWRGPDNWFLGPLPADLRAEWEEADRSFPVLAALGWKMLMAAFAEARASHPAGQWLDVRYEDLLVAPRDEVARMLDFLGLDWSPAFDRGFRRYEFHSGRGAAYHRELSPEQLAAVDRVLEKPLAEWGY, encoded by the coding sequence ATGCTGTCCGTCGTCGTGGGCACCGGACGGTGCGGATCGACCCTCGTCCAGGAGATCCTGGCCCGGCACCCGGCCGTCGGTTTCGTGTCCGGGCTGGACGACAAGCTGCCCCGGCTCAATCTGGCCGGCCGCCGCAACGGCCGACTTTACCGCCGCTCGACGCCCCGGCCGGCCGCCATGACCTCGCTCGGGCACAGCCGTCGCCTGCTGGAGCGCGGCCGGCTGCGGGTGGCGCCGTCCGAGGCGTACCGGCTGATCGACCGGCAGGTGATGGCCGGCTACTCCAGACCGTGCCGGGACCTGCGGGCCGACGACCTCACCCCGTACGTGGGCCGGCGGCTGCGCGCCTTCTTCGACCGCCGGGTCGAGCGGCAGGGCTGCCAGGTGCTGCTGCAACACGTCACCGGCTGGCCCCGCACCGGTTGGCTGCACGCCGCGTACCCGGATCTGCGGGTGGTCAACGTGGTCCGCGACGGACGGGCGGTGGCCAACTCGTGGCTGCAGATGGGCTGGTGGGACGGCTGGCGTGGGCCGGACAACTGGTTCCTCGGCCCGCTGCCGGCCGACCTGCGGGCCGAGTGGGAGGAAGCCGACCGGTCGTTTCCGGTGCTGGCCGCGCTCGGCTGGAAGATGCTGATGGCCGCGTTCGCCGAGGCCCGCGCCAGCCACCCGGCCGGCCAGTGGCTGGACGTACGGTACGAGGACCTGCTGGTCGCCCCGCGCGACGAAGTAGCCCGGATGCTGGACTTTCTCGGCCTCGACTGGTCGCCCGCGTTCGACCGTGGCTTCCGTCGGTACGAGTTCCACAGCGGTCGCGGGGCGGCGTACCACCGGGAACTCAGCCCGGAACAGTTGGCCGCAGTGGACCGGGTGCTGGAGAAGCCGCTCGCCGAGTGGGGTTACTGA
- a CDS encoding sulfotransferase: protein MTDTPSSAGTPSAAGTPGPSSPSVRVLYLAGSGRSGSTLITTVLGQLDGCFAAGELRYLWQRGMVDNRPCGCGAPFDACPVWRAVTAELAAHAGPASAAGSDVADPAAAAGPEAAGIARRLRTRLRMRDLPAMLRRAGAGQRTVPHHADDAAIAAVYPAVARQVSHSGDGPVVVVDSSKLPPYGALLRDLPGIDLRVLHLVRDPRGTAFSWRRRRGLDGAADRKLMSRPPVWKAALLWRVWNAATARLFEAAGPDHYLRVRYEDVVADPAGELRRIALFAGLDPAGLPVDAEGRVTLAPTHSVAGNPARHRTGAVPVSDDAEWVRALPGRSFAVVTAVTLPLLRRFGYPVRRPAAPPAPAVPPARAQGEPAQGEPAGPVGEPVPATTPSKEG from the coding sequence ATGACTGACACACCCTCCTCCGCCGGCACGCCCTCCGCCGCCGGTACACCCGGCCCGTCGAGCCCTTCGGTCCGGGTGCTCTACCTGGCGGGCAGCGGTCGAAGCGGCAGCACCCTGATCACCACCGTCCTGGGACAGCTGGACGGCTGTTTCGCCGCCGGCGAGCTGCGCTACCTCTGGCAGCGCGGGATGGTCGACAACCGTCCCTGCGGCTGCGGCGCGCCGTTCGACGCGTGTCCGGTCTGGCGGGCGGTCACCGCCGAGCTGGCAGCCCATGCCGGCCCGGCCTCGGCTGCCGGCTCGGACGTCGCCGACCCGGCTGCGGCCGCTGGCCCGGAAGCCGCCGGCATCGCCCGACGCCTGCGGACCAGGCTGCGGATGCGGGACCTGCCAGCCATGCTGCGCCGAGCCGGCGCCGGACAGCGGACCGTGCCGCACCACGCCGACGACGCCGCGATCGCCGCGGTCTATCCGGCGGTCGCCCGCCAGGTGAGCCACAGCGGCGACGGACCGGTGGTGGTGGTCGACTCGTCGAAGCTGCCACCGTACGGTGCGTTGCTGCGTGACCTGCCCGGCATCGACCTGCGGGTGCTGCACCTGGTCCGGGATCCGCGCGGCACCGCCTTCTCCTGGCGCCGTCGGCGCGGGCTGGACGGCGCGGCGGACCGCAAGCTGATGAGCCGCCCGCCGGTGTGGAAGGCGGCCCTGCTGTGGCGGGTGTGGAACGCCGCCACCGCGCGGTTGTTCGAAGCCGCCGGACCCGACCACTACCTGCGGGTCCGCTACGAGGACGTGGTCGCCGACCCGGCCGGTGAGCTGCGCCGGATCGCGCTGTTCGCCGGACTGGACCCTGCCGGGCTGCCGGTGGACGCCGAAGGCCGGGTCACTCTGGCCCCCACCCATTCGGTGGCGGGCAACCCGGCGCGGCACCGTACCGGAGCGGTACCGGTCAGCGACGACGCCGAATGGGTCCGGGCGCTGCCCGGCCGGTCGTTCGCGGTGGTCACCGCGGTGACGCTGCCGCTGCTGCGCCGCTTCGGCTACCCGGTACGGCGACCCGCAGCGCCCCCGGCCCCGGCCGTGCCCCCGGCCAGGGCCCAGGGTGAGCCGGCCCAGGGTGAGCCGGCCGGGCCGGTCGGCGAGCCGGTCCCCGCCACGACACCGAGCAAGGAAGGCTGA
- a CDS encoding glycosyltransferase, protein MNKFLYRRGGAEGYLIDLADLQRAAGDEVAYFGMTHPDNDRPLPYARHFPPHVELEPAPRGLRPRLTAAGRMIWSPASRHGLTRVIEDFGPDVIHLHNIYHQLSPSVLAAARDAGVPCVLTMHDYKLACPSYQLLDQGKVCEACVDGGPLHAARRRCKDGSASASTLLAVESWIHRKSRAYGPVGVFVSPSRFLADVMRRAGVYPDRLRVINHFVDTAAVAVKDSPGGGVVFAGRISAEKGVDTLVEAVDRLPRQVPVHVAGDGPALPAVRALADRVAPGRVRFHGRLDKSRLHELIRSSAAVAVPSRWHENQPMAVLEAFACGVPVVGTDLGGLPELISPGVDGETVPADDPVALGDALGRLVADPDRAYAMGRAARDKIDRDFTPELHLNRLRDAYLAAALTAPAGTRR, encoded by the coding sequence GTGAACAAGTTTCTTTACCGTCGGGGTGGCGCCGAGGGGTATCTGATCGACCTCGCCGATCTGCAGCGCGCCGCCGGGGACGAGGTGGCGTACTTCGGGATGACCCACCCGGACAACGACCGGCCGTTGCCGTACGCCCGGCACTTCCCGCCGCACGTCGAGCTGGAACCGGCGCCGCGCGGGCTGCGCCCCCGGCTGACCGCCGCCGGTCGGATGATCTGGTCGCCGGCGAGCCGCCACGGGCTGACCCGGGTGATCGAGGACTTCGGGCCGGACGTTATCCACCTGCACAACATCTACCACCAGCTGTCTCCGTCGGTGCTCGCCGCTGCCCGCGACGCCGGGGTGCCGTGCGTGCTGACCATGCACGACTACAAGCTCGCCTGCCCCAGCTACCAGCTGCTGGACCAGGGCAAGGTCTGTGAGGCGTGCGTCGATGGGGGCCCGCTACACGCCGCGCGGCGCAGGTGCAAGGACGGATCGGCATCCGCCAGTACGCTACTCGCTGTGGAGTCATGGATACACAGAAAGTCACGGGCCTATGGTCCGGTGGGGGTGTTCGTCAGTCCCAGCCGGTTCCTCGCCGACGTGATGCGCCGGGCCGGTGTCTACCCGGACCGGCTACGGGTGATCAACCATTTCGTGGACACGGCTGCCGTGGCGGTCAAGGACTCGCCGGGCGGGGGAGTGGTCTTCGCCGGCCGGATCTCCGCCGAAAAGGGAGTGGACACGCTGGTCGAGGCGGTCGACCGGCTGCCCCGGCAGGTGCCCGTCCACGTGGCCGGCGACGGCCCCGCACTGCCTGCGGTACGTGCCCTCGCCGACCGGGTGGCACCCGGTCGGGTGCGGTTCCACGGCCGGCTGGACAAGTCCCGGCTGCACGAGCTGATCAGGTCCTCGGCGGCGGTCGCGGTGCCGTCCCGTTGGCACGAGAACCAGCCGATGGCGGTGCTCGAGGCGTTCGCCTGCGGCGTGCCGGTGGTCGGCACCGACCTCGGTGGGCTGCCGGAGCTGATCAGTCCCGGCGTCGACGGGGAGACCGTCCCGGCCGACGACCCGGTGGCGCTCGGCGACGCGCTGGGCAGGCTGGTCGCCGACCCCGACCGGGCGTACGCGATGGGCCGGGCCGCCCGGGACAAGATCGACCGTGACTTCACGCCCGAGCTGCACCTGAACCGGCTCCGCGACGCCTATTTGGCCGCAGCGTTGACCGCCCCGGCCGGAACCCGACGATGA
- a CDS encoding sulfotransferase domain-containing protein, with translation MNDDEPSTLAWTARRIARHARWIRTEGLRRLVEEDRLNPVDRATTAWTKLRWRHRHGVPRGQAVPVYLVGLQRSGTNMLVRGLENAGEFEVRNESDRRVFHRFQLRDDAVLTAVVNRSRHAYVLVKPLCESHRVDELLALPGMAPGRAVWAWRDVDDRARSEVAKFGDANLRALAAIADGTIGRRWQGQRLDADTYELIHGFDYRQMDRHSAAALFWYVRNTLYFRLGLDRRDDVLLSSYDALIADPAGQVRRLCDFLGIAYRPDLSAHIAPRTPHRQPLPIDPAVRTLCDELTARLTANGRPQSPTTPPRQADTDRRSPVSVERTDHG, from the coding sequence GTGAACGACGACGAGCCTTCCACCCTGGCCTGGACCGCGCGGCGGATCGCCCGGCACGCCCGATGGATCCGCACCGAAGGGCTCCGCCGCCTCGTCGAGGAGGACCGGCTCAACCCGGTCGACCGGGCCACCACCGCCTGGACCAAGCTGCGCTGGCGGCACCGCCACGGCGTACCCCGTGGTCAGGCCGTTCCGGTCTACCTGGTCGGCCTGCAACGGTCCGGCACCAACATGCTGGTCCGCGGGTTGGAGAACGCCGGCGAGTTCGAAGTCCGCAACGAAAGCGACCGGCGGGTCTTCCATCGTTTTCAACTCCGCGACGACGCGGTGCTGACCGCCGTGGTGAACCGGAGCCGACACGCGTACGTCCTGGTCAAACCGCTGTGTGAGAGCCACCGGGTGGACGAACTGCTCGCCCTGCCCGGGATGGCGCCGGGTCGGGCGGTCTGGGCGTGGCGCGACGTCGATGACCGGGCCCGCTCCGAGGTGGCCAAGTTCGGCGACGCCAACCTGCGGGCGCTCGCCGCCATCGCCGACGGCACCATCGGCCGCCGCTGGCAGGGCCAACGCCTCGACGCGGACACCTACGAGCTGATCCACGGCTTCGACTACCGGCAGATGGACCGGCACTCCGCCGCCGCCCTGTTCTGGTACGTCCGGAACACCCTCTACTTCCGCCTCGGCCTGGACCGCCGCGACGACGTACTACTCAGCTCGTACGACGCGTTGATCGCCGACCCGGCCGGGCAGGTCCGCCGGCTGTGCGACTTCCTCGGGATCGCCTACCGCCCCGACCTGTCCGCGCACATCGCCCCCCGCACGCCCCACCGCCAGCCGCTGCCGATCGACCCGGCGGTCCGTACGCTCTGCGACGAACTCACCGCCCGACTGACCGCCAACGGCCGCCCGCAGTCCCCCACCACCCCACCTCGACAAGCCGACACCGACCGGCGTTCCCCGGTGAGCGTGGAAAGGACCGACCATGGCTGA
- a CDS encoding sulfotransferase: MAEAPAQAAAEVAQSPTAPIFLVGCQRSGTTFLRLVLDSHSRISCGPETRFLPDLRRIVGSDWERLARFGFTREDWLRRIADFFGGVHADYAAGRGKARWADKTPLYAISLDFVTEVFPDAQIVHVIRDGRDVVVSHRKRFGYWSAVKCVVKWPRYIRTARAVGATLPADRYHELRYEDAVREPEKSMRALFEFLGEPWEEGVLDYVDKPHDVAGKYTSEADRRRASAGTDSAIYRSRVGSYRRELDPFLRLLVAVFSGRMLRELGYR; the protein is encoded by the coding sequence ATGGCTGAAGCCCCCGCGCAGGCCGCCGCCGAAGTGGCGCAGTCGCCGACGGCGCCCATCTTCCTGGTGGGCTGCCAGCGCTCCGGCACCACCTTCCTGCGGCTGGTGCTCGACTCGCACTCCCGGATCTCCTGCGGTCCGGAGACCCGGTTCCTGCCGGACCTGCGACGCATCGTCGGCTCCGACTGGGAGCGGCTGGCCCGCTTCGGCTTCACCCGGGAGGACTGGCTGCGCCGCATCGCCGACTTCTTCGGCGGCGTGCACGCCGACTACGCCGCCGGCCGGGGCAAGGCCCGGTGGGCCGACAAGACCCCGCTGTACGCGATCTCGCTCGACTTCGTCACCGAGGTCTTCCCGGACGCGCAGATCGTGCACGTCATCCGGGACGGCCGCGACGTGGTCGTCTCGCACCGGAAGCGGTTCGGATACTGGTCGGCGGTGAAATGCGTGGTCAAGTGGCCGCGCTACATTCGTACCGCCCGCGCGGTGGGCGCCACCCTGCCGGCTGACCGCTACCACGAACTGCGCTACGAGGACGCGGTACGGGAGCCGGAGAAGTCGATGCGCGCGCTGTTCGAGTTCCTCGGCGAACCGTGGGAGGAAGGCGTGCTCGACTACGTCGACAAGCCGCATGACGTGGCCGGAAAGTACACCAGTGAGGCGGACCGACGCCGCGCCTCGGCCGGCACCGACTCGGCCATCTACCGGTCCCGGGTGGGCAGCTACCGCCGGGAGCTGGACCCGTTCCTGCGGCTGCTCGTCGCGGTCTTCTCCGGTCGGATGCTGCGCGAGCTGGGCTACCGATGA
- a CDS encoding DUF559 domain-containing protein, producing MNEVIEELCRRSGGVVTRRQALQMVPRWVLDDAVRAGRLRRVLPGVYVTTELIDDNRGGVSSIQLLAPRLRRRAVLAFADGRAAFSHTTALELWGLRRQAGDETLHLTVPFGAGMRSRAGLTVHHRRAFAVGPPQVVVRDEAPVTRLERALVESWPLLPAVDRPAPLIRAVNDRWTNAGRISAALDELPRLTDRAALRTLLAKLAAGCRSQLEIWGHDHVFVGGGMPDFQRQYPVRVDGGRTIYLDVYAERERVDFELDGAASHGSPAQREIDLRRDALLATVGIQVVRFAHRRLVTEPQQVRREILAILDGRRSR from the coding sequence ATGAACGAGGTGATCGAGGAGCTGTGCCGGCGCAGCGGCGGTGTGGTGACCCGTCGCCAGGCCCTTCAGATGGTGCCGCGCTGGGTGCTGGACGACGCGGTACGCGCTGGTCGACTGCGGCGCGTTCTGCCGGGCGTCTACGTCACCACCGAGTTGATCGACGACAACCGTGGCGGAGTGTCGTCGATCCAGTTGCTCGCACCGCGGCTGCGGCGGCGAGCGGTGCTGGCCTTCGCCGACGGACGGGCCGCGTTCAGCCACACCACGGCACTCGAGCTTTGGGGGCTGCGCCGGCAAGCCGGTGACGAGACACTGCATCTGACGGTGCCGTTCGGTGCGGGAATGCGCAGCCGGGCCGGCCTGACGGTGCACCACCGGCGGGCGTTCGCCGTCGGTCCGCCGCAGGTGGTGGTACGCGACGAAGCGCCGGTGACGCGGCTGGAGCGGGCGCTGGTCGAGTCGTGGCCGCTGCTGCCGGCCGTCGACCGACCGGCTCCGCTGATCCGGGCGGTCAACGACCGGTGGACGAACGCGGGCCGGATCAGCGCAGCCCTCGACGAACTGCCGCGACTCACCGACCGGGCCGCGTTGCGGACACTGCTGGCGAAGCTGGCCGCCGGCTGCCGCAGTCAACTGGAGATCTGGGGCCACGATCACGTCTTCGTCGGTGGCGGCATGCCCGACTTCCAGCGGCAGTATCCGGTCCGGGTCGACGGCGGCCGCACCATCTACCTGGACGTGTACGCCGAGCGGGAACGGGTCGACTTCGAGCTCGACGGAGCCGCCTCGCACGGCAGCCCCGCCCAGCGTGAGATCGATCTGCGACGCGACGCGCTGCTGGCCACCGTCGGCATCCAGGTGGTGCGGTTCGCACACCGCCGGCTGGTGACCGAGCCGCAGCAGGTCCGTCGCGAGATTCTGGCCATCCTCGACGGACGCCGAAGCCGGTGA
- a CDS encoding XRE family transcriptional regulator: protein MTTTPNATLRAVRMGLLMSQDDFARALRQAGDRAGMPNDANKRLVQRWEAGAITSPRPAYARALESVTGLPISSLGFTVAVPHARSADASEDGAGGRSGEGGDEARGAQVPATGQASTPVPRGGPAPRTAPTGNYSGVWLSRYEYHSSGRGATFTGRHYVVLLQHGDRLTVRSLPGSSDAPLTMDLTVDGNVVTGTWVEQTAPQGYYRGARYHGAIQLLAEPTGRRLTGKWIGFGKEMDVNTGPWELVFQDASTNKATLAAYDRRPDPEQQPAAS, encoded by the coding sequence ATGACGACCACTCCGAACGCGACGTTGCGGGCCGTGCGGATGGGCCTGCTGATGAGTCAGGACGACTTCGCCCGCGCACTGCGGCAGGCAGGGGATCGCGCCGGAATGCCCAACGATGCGAACAAGCGCCTCGTGCAACGCTGGGAGGCCGGGGCGATCACCTCGCCCCGTCCGGCGTACGCGCGCGCCCTGGAGTCGGTCACCGGCCTGCCGATCAGCTCGCTCGGCTTCACCGTGGCGGTCCCGCATGCCCGCAGCGCCGACGCCAGCGAGGATGGAGCCGGCGGCCGGAGCGGCGAGGGCGGTGACGAAGCGCGGGGTGCTCAGGTGCCGGCTACCGGGCAGGCGTCCACTCCGGTGCCGCGCGGTGGCCCTGCCCCGCGGACCGCGCCGACCGGCAACTACTCCGGGGTTTGGCTGTCCAGGTACGAGTACCACAGCTCGGGTCGTGGTGCCACGTTCACCGGTCGGCACTACGTCGTGCTGCTGCAGCACGGTGACCGGCTCACCGTGCGCAGTCTGCCCGGTTCCTCCGACGCGCCGCTCACCATGGACCTGACCGTCGACGGCAACGTGGTCACCGGAACCTGGGTCGAGCAGACCGCGCCGCAGGGCTACTACCGGGGTGCCCGTTACCACGGCGCGATCCAACTGCTGGCCGAGCCCACCGGGCGTCGGCTGACCGGAAAGTGGATCGGGTTCGGCAAGGAGATGGACGTCAACACCGGCCCGTGGGAGCTGGTATTCCAGGATGCCAGCACGAACAAGGCGACCCTGGCCGCCTACGACCGCCGGCCCGATCCGGAGCAGCAGCCCGCCGCCTCATGA
- a CDS encoding nitroreductase family deazaflavin-dependent oxidoreductase, whose protein sequence is MNAAALPAGVERVSRIPYRLLSWGVPMGPLTLLRTQGRRTGLPRTVPVVTLRHADLDWLVSPFGATQWVRNIRANGRAELGRGHWFRTVGLVEVDGETKLDVLHRYRRAFGFIPFVRHAFDATPGDGPSGFRTEADRHPVFLLQPRG, encoded by the coding sequence GTGAACGCCGCTGCCCTACCCGCCGGAGTGGAGCGGGTCAGTCGGATCCCGTACCGGTTGCTCAGCTGGGGGGTGCCGATGGGGCCGCTGACCCTGCTGCGTACCCAGGGCCGGCGCACCGGCCTGCCGCGTACCGTGCCGGTCGTCACGCTGCGGCACGCCGACCTCGACTGGCTCGTCTCACCGTTCGGCGCCACGCAGTGGGTGCGCAACATCCGCGCCAACGGCCGCGCCGAACTCGGTCGCGGACACTGGTTCCGCACCGTTGGCCTCGTCGAGGTCGACGGCGAGACCAAACTGGACGTTCTGCATCGCTACCGCCGCGCGTTCGGGTTCATCCCGTTCGTCCGGCATGCCTTCGACGCCACCCCCGGCGACGGTCCGTCCGGGTTCCGCACCGAAGCGGACCGCCACCCGGTCTTCCTCCTCCAGCCGCGCGGCTGA
- a CDS encoding SDR family oxidoreductase — protein MVEIRSYGPWAVVTGASSGIGQAFAEHLAAAGLHLVLAARSTDRLESLAATLTRAHGISCRVVTVDLSRAGSTAELVDATGDLDVGLLVSNAGVGRPGPLLDQDLGDLHRRLTVNATTHLDLTHAFGRRFVARGRGGIILVSALGAVHGLPNMAHESAAKAYVLNLGEALHHELAAAGVDVTVLLPGNVDTPIIDAYGIDRAAMPIRPQPVQTAVRESVAAFLRGRSTHIPGRSMRIMTRLLPRTRSIRLNGRMLGQAARRLAEREAATTVAPS, from the coding sequence ATGGTTGAAATCAGATCCTACGGTCCGTGGGCGGTGGTCACCGGCGCCTCGTCCGGCATCGGTCAGGCCTTCGCCGAGCACCTTGCCGCCGCCGGGCTGCACCTTGTCCTGGCCGCCCGATCAACCGACCGGCTCGAATCCCTCGCCGCCACGCTGACCCGCGCCCACGGCATCAGCTGCCGGGTGGTCACCGTCGACCTCAGCCGGGCCGGATCCACCGCCGAGCTCGTCGACGCGACCGGGGATCTCGACGTCGGCCTGCTGGTCTCCAACGCCGGCGTGGGTCGCCCCGGCCCACTGCTCGACCAGGACCTCGGCGACCTGCACCGCCGGCTCACCGTCAACGCCACCACACACCTGGATCTGACCCACGCCTTCGGGCGGCGGTTCGTCGCCCGTGGCCGGGGCGGCATCATCCTCGTGTCGGCACTCGGTGCGGTGCACGGGCTGCCGAACATGGCGCACGAGAGCGCGGCCAAGGCCTACGTGCTCAACCTCGGCGAGGCCCTGCACCACGAGCTCGCCGCCGCCGGCGTGGACGTCACCGTGCTGCTTCCGGGTAACGTCGACACCCCGATCATCGACGCCTACGGCATCGACCGTGCGGCGATGCCGATCCGGCCCCAGCCGGTCCAGACCGCGGTACGGGAGAGCGTGGCCGCATTCCTGCGCGGTCGGTCCACCCACATCCCTGGTCGGTCGATGCGGATCATGACCCGGCTGCTGCCCCGGACCCGGTCCATCCGCCTCAACGGCCGGATGCTCGGCCAGGCCGCCCGCCGCCTGGCCGAACGGGAAGCCGCCACCACGGTGGCCCCGTCGTGA
- a CDS encoding TetR/AcrR family transcriptional regulator, whose amino-acid sequence MKTPPADLARRLLDISEQVLHGDPAPRLEDIAGMVGASRATLYYYFAGRDDLLAFLLTAHAHDGAQAVQASIDHTAPPAQRLRAMVAALATYLSQHPGICAGLLSALGSAGRMTDVMAANDRWIAGPLRELLAEAGTDGAGSATVADTANAVLGALLLAVLGRSVAGADPTDARFRDQLTDQVLHGILTREPYEAA is encoded by the coding sequence GTGAAGACCCCTCCGGCCGACCTCGCGCGACGCCTGCTCGACATCAGCGAGCAGGTGCTCCACGGCGACCCCGCGCCCCGCCTGGAAGACATCGCCGGCATGGTCGGGGCGTCACGGGCCACGTTGTACTACTACTTCGCCGGCCGCGACGACCTGCTTGCGTTCCTGCTGACCGCGCACGCCCACGACGGAGCCCAGGCGGTGCAGGCCTCGATCGACCACACCGCCCCACCCGCGCAGCGGCTACGGGCGATGGTGGCGGCTCTCGCCACCTACCTGTCGCAGCACCCCGGGATCTGCGCCGGCCTGCTCAGCGCCCTCGGTTCCGCCGGCCGGATGACCGACGTGATGGCCGCCAACGACAGATGGATCGCCGGCCCGCTCCGGGAACTCCTCGCTGAAGCCGGCACCGACGGCGCAGGCAGCGCCACCGTCGCAGACACCGCCAACGCCGTGCTCGGCGCGCTGCTGCTCGCTGTGCTCGGCCGGTCCGTCGCCGGGGCCGACCCCACCGACGCCCGGTTCCGCGACCAGCTCACCGACCAGGTACTGCACGGCATCCTCACCCGTGAGCCATACGAGGCCGCCTGA
- a CDS encoding sulfotransferase, whose amino-acid sequence MTGNRGTTDRLRRTVRGARAWARTMVPGQLGALPDFLIIGGQRCGTTSLHHYLAAHPQVRPATGKELQYFSIHHGRGERWYRAHFPARPAGVRSFEASPYYLFHPSVPGRVAAGLPQARCIALLRDPVERAYSHYLHTRSYGAEPLPFAEAVAAEERRLADALRDGPDSPAAHTALRNHSYLARGRYAEQLRRWYAVLPADRLLVLRSEDMYVDPAGVYDRVLRFLDLDPFTPAGFAQHTRRTDRGPGELTDALRAQLGGYFAPHNADLADLLGWPHTWSPRS is encoded by the coding sequence TTGACCGGCAACCGGGGGACCACCGACCGGCTGCGCCGCACGGTACGCGGTGCCCGGGCCTGGGCTCGCACGATGGTCCCCGGCCAGCTCGGCGCCCTGCCGGACTTCCTGATCATCGGCGGGCAGCGCTGCGGCACCACCTCGTTGCACCACTATCTCGCCGCGCATCCGCAGGTGCGCCCGGCCACCGGCAAGGAACTGCAGTACTTCAGCATCCACCACGGGCGCGGCGAACGCTGGTACCGGGCACACTTCCCGGCCCGCCCGGCCGGCGTCCGCAGCTTCGAGGCCAGCCCGTACTACCTGTTCCATCCGAGCGTGCCGGGTCGGGTCGCCGCCGGATTGCCGCAGGCCCGCTGCATCGCCCTGCTGCGCGACCCGGTCGAGCGGGCCTACTCGCACTACCTGCACACCCGCTCGTACGGTGCCGAGCCGTTGCCGTTCGCCGAGGCGGTCGCCGCCGAGGAGCGACGGCTGGCCGACGCGCTGCGCGACGGGCCGGACAGCCCGGCCGCGCACACCGCGCTGCGCAACCACTCGTACCTGGCCCGGGGGCGTTACGCCGAGCAGCTGCGGCGCTGGTACGCCGTACTGCCGGCGGACCGGCTGCTGGTGCTGCGCAGCGAGGACATGTACGTCGACCCGGCCGGCGTCTACGACCGGGTGCTGCGCTTCCTCGACCTGGATCCGTTCACCCCAGCGGGGTTCGCCCAGCACACCCGGCGTACCGACCGGGGACCGGGGGAGCTCACCGACGCGCTGCGCGCCCAGCTCGGCGGCTACTTCGCCCCGCACAACGCCGACCTCGCCGACCTGCTCGGCTGGCCGCACACCTGGTCACCCCGGAGCTGA